From the genome of Pseudomonas sihuiensis:
GCGAGCTGAGCAAGCCGGCCGCCATCGTCATCTGGACCACTACGCCCTGGACCATCCCGGCCAACCAGGCGCTCAACGTGCATCCGGAGTTCACCTACGCCTTGGTCGACACCGGTGAGCGTCTCTTGCTGCTGGCCGAGGAGTTGGTCGAGTCCTGCCTGCAGCGTTACGGCCTGCAAGGTCAGGTAATCGCGACAGCGCAGGGCGCCGCACTGGATCTGATCCGTTTCCGTCATCCGTTCTACGAGCGTTTCTCGCCGGTGTACCTGGCCGAATACGTCGAGCTGGGCGCCGGTACCGGTATCGTCCACTCGGCGCCGGCTTACGGTGAGGACGACTTCCGCACCTGCAAAGCCTATGGCATGAGCAACGATGACATTCTCAGCCCGGTGCAGAGCAATGGCGTCTACACCCCGGACCTGCCGTTCTTCGGCGGTCAGTTCATCTGGAAGGCCAACCCGGCCATCGTCGAGAAGCTGGCCGAAGTCGGTGCGCTGCTCAAGCACCAGCCGATCCAGCACAGCTACATGCACTGCTGGCGCCACAAGACGCCGCTCATCTACCGCGCCACCGCACAATGGTTCGTCGGCATGGATACCCAGCCGAAGCAAGGTGCGCCTCTGCGTGAGCGTGCGCTGGCAGCCATCGAGCAGACTCAGTTCGTCCCGGCCTGGGGCCAGGCGCGCCTGCACAGCATGATCGCCGGTCGTCCCGACTGGTGCATCTCGCGTCAGCGCAACTGGGGCGTGCCGATCCCGTTCTTCCTGCACAAGGCCACTGGCGAGCTGCACCCGCGCACCGTCGAGCTGATGGAAGAGGTCGCCAAGCGCGTCGAGCAAGAGGGCATCGAAGCCTGGTTCAAACTCGACGGCACCGAGCTGCTTGGCGCTGAAGCAGCTGACTACGACAAGATCAACGACACCCTCGATGTGTGGTTCGACTCCGGTACTACACACTGGCACGTGCTGCGCGGCTCCCACGACATGGGTCACACCGATGGCCCACGCGCCGATCTGTACCTCGAAGGTTCGGATCAACACCGTGGCTGGTTCCACTCGTCCCTGCTGACCGGCAGCGCCATCGACGGCCACGCGCCATACAAGGCACTGCTGACTCACGGCTTCGTGGTCGACGAGAACGGCCGCAAGATGTCCAAGTCGCTCGGCAACGTGGTCGCCCCGCAAGAGGTCAACGACAGCCTGGGCGCCGACATCATGCGCCTGTGGGTTGCGTCCACCGACTACTCCGGTGAGATGGCTGTGTCCAAGGTGATCCTCCAGCGCAGTGCCGATGCCTATCGCCGTATCCGCAACACCGCGCGCTTCATGTTGGCCAACCTCAACGGTTTCGATCCGGCCAGGGACCTGCTGCAGCCCGAGCAGATGCTTGATCTCGACCGCTGGGCCGTGGACGCCGCCCTGCGTTTGCAGGAAGAAATCATCGAGGCGTACGGCGATTACCGGTTCTGGAACGTCTACTCCAAGGTGCACAACTTCTGCGTGCAAGAGCTGGGCGGCTTCTACCTGGACATCATCAAGGATCGCCAGTACACCACCGCCGCTGATAGCGTGGCGCGTCGCTCCTGCCAGAGCGCACTGTTCCACATCAGCGAGGCGCTGGTGCGCTGGATCGCACCGATCCTGGCCTTCACCGCCGAGGAAATCTGGCAGTTCCTGCCGGGCGAGCGCAACGAGTCCGTCATGCTCAATACCTGGTACGCCGGCCTGGAGCGCCTGCCGGAAGGCTTCGAGCTGGATCGTGCCTACTGGGATCGCGTCATGGCGGTCAAGGCGGCAGTCAACAAAGAGCTGGAGAACCTGCGTACGACCAAGGCTATCGGTGCCAGCCTGCAGGCCGAAGTGACCCTGTTCTGCGATGAAGCCAAGCAGGCCGACCTGGCCAAGCTGGGAGACGAGCTGCGTTTCGCCCTGATCACCTCGGCCGCGCAGACGGCGCCGCTGTCCGAGGCTCCGGCTGATGCGGTTGTGACCGAAGTCGAAGGCCTGAAGTTAAAGATTCTCAAGTCCGCCCATGCCAAATGTGGTCGTTGCTGGCACTTCCGAGCCGATGTCGGCAGCCATGCTGCGCATCCGGAGCTGTGCGACCGCTGTGTCAGCAATATCGAAGGTAAAGGGGAGGTGCGCAAGCATGCCTAACGTCTCGCGTTTCGGGCATCTGCCCTGGTTGGTGTTGAGTGTGCTGATCCTGGTCGTCGACCGCGTGACCAAGGAATTCTTCGAAGGCAGCCTGAGCATGTACCAGCGCATCGAAGTCATTCCGGGCTACTTCGACTGGACCCTGGCCTACAACACCGGCGCCGCTTTCAGTTTCCTGGCCGATGCCTCCGGCTGGCAGCGCTGGTTTTTCGCCGCCATCGCCATCGTCGTCAGCGTCGTGCTGGTGATCTGGCTCAAGCGCCTCAAGCGTCATGAGACCCTGCTGGCCGTGGCCCTGGCCATGGTGCTGGGTGGCGCGCTGGGCAACCTGTACGACCGCGTGGTGCTCGGCCATGTGGTCGACTTCATCCTGGTGCACTGGCAGAGCCGCTGGTTCTTCCCGGCGTTCAACCTGGCTGACACCTTCATCACCATCGGCGCCATCCTGCTGGCGCTGGATATGTTCAAGAGCGACAAGTCCGCGAAGGAGGCTGCGCAATGACAGACGTACGCATCGGGCCGGACAGGGAAGTGACCCTGCATTTCGCCCTCAAGCTGGAAAACGGCGATGTGGTCGACAGTACCTTCGACAAGCAACCGGCGACCTTCAAGGTCGGTGACGGCAACCTGCTGCCCGGTTTCGAGCAGGCGCTGTACGGCTTCAAGGCCGGCGACAAGCGCAGCGTGCAGGTGCAGCCGGAGCAGGGCTTCGGCCAGCCCAACACACAGAACGTGCAGATCATGCCGCGCAGCCAGTTCGACGGCATGGAGCTCTCCGAAGGCCTGCTGGTGATCTTCAACGACGCCGCCAATGCCGAGCTGCCGGGGGTGGTCAAAGCTTTCGACGAGCAGCAGGTGACCATCGACTTCAACCACCCGCTGGCTGGCAAGGTGCTGCAATTCGATGTGGAAATCATCGAGGTCAAGGCGCTCTAGCCTGCGCTGCCGCTTTTGTAGGAGCGGCTTCAGCCGCGAAGCTCTTGTTGCAGCCTGCGCTTATCCCGCGCAGGCTGTATCTTCCGGGATCGACCCCTCGCGTCGTGCGATCCCCGATCAATACCGAGACAGCCAGCATGCATATCAAACTCGCCAACCCCCGTGGCTTCTGCGCCGGCGTCGATCGCGCCATCGAAATCGTCAACCGCGCGCTGGAAGTCTTCGGCCCGCCGATCTACGTGCGCCATGAAGTGGTGCACAACAAGTTCGTGGTCGAGGACCTGCGCGCCCGTGGCGCGGTATTCGTCGAAGAGCTGGATCAGGTGCCGGATGACGTCATCGTTATCTTCAGTGCTCACGGCGTCTCCAAGGCCGTGCGCGATGAAGCGGCGCGTCGTGGCCTCAAGGTATTCGACGCCACCTGCCCGCTGGTGACCAAGGTGCATATGGAAGTGGTGCGCTACAGCCGTGAAGGCCGTGAGTGCATTCTCATCGGCCACGAAGGTCACCCGGAAGTCGAAGGCACCATGGGCCAGTACGACGCCAGCAACGGCGGCGCCATCTACCTGGTGGAAGACGAGGCGGACGTCGCCGAGCTGCAGGTGCGTAATCCCGAAAACCTGGCGTTCGTGACCCAGACCACCCTGTCGATGGACGATACCAGCAAGGTGATCGATGCCCTGCGCGCCAAGTTCCCGGCTATCGGCGGCCCACGCAAGGATGACATCTGCTACGCCACCCAGAATCGCCAGGATGCGGTCAAGCAACTGGCCAGCGAGTGCGACGTGCTGCTCGTCGTCGGCAGCCCCAACAGCTCCAACTCCAACCGCCTACGGGAACTGGCCGAGCGCATGGGTACTCCGGCCTATCTGATCGATGGAGCAGAGGATCTCAAGCGTAAGTGGTTCGATGGCGTGAAGGGTATCGGCATCACGGCGGGGGCTTCGGCGCCTGAGGTGCTGGTGCGGGGGGTGGTTGATCAACTGCGCGCTTGGGGGGCGGAAGGGGAGACGGAACTTGATGGTCGGCCAGAGAATGTGACGTTCTCGATGCCGAAGGAGTTGAGGGTTAAGGCATTATAGAAAAAAGCCCCCGTCAGAGCGATCTGGCGGGGGCTTTAATTTACTGCAGGCACTATTTCCAGCAGTTACTTACGGAAGCGCCAGAAGCGGTAACACCTTTTTCACCCATGGCGTTGAGTGTCAAGTTACCGCACTTTGTATCGTTGAACGTATTGGTGGCCGTCAATGTATAACCGCCGTCCCCATTTGCGCTGGCGACGGAAAGCGTGTACTTGCCCGTTTCGGAGGTGTTTCCGCCGAGCCCCAGTTTGCCCAAGTCGCTATTGCTGGTGACATAGACATTATTCTGCGCAAAGTAGCGTTCCTGGCGAGCCGAAGCGTCGGCCAGCAGAGCCTGGCCTTCGCTTCGGTTTGCTCGTTGCACGTACTCCGTATAGCTCGGGTAGGCGATCGAGGCCAGAATGGCTATGACCACGACCACTATCATGACTTCAATCAGGGTGAAGCCGGTTTGAGCAGGTTTCATCGAATACTCCATAGCTGTTTATTCTTCTTCACTCTAGCTCGATGCGGCGCCAGCTTTGACGTCCAATACTGGATGGATCCGGATAGATATTGGTGCATTCCTGTCCGGTGCAGTACTGGAACGAGTTGTCAGAGTTCTGCGACAGCGTGCCACCACCTTCACCGTCCTGACGAATAGCCGAGATATTGTTGGTGCCGACGTCTGATGTCGGGGTGTAGTCGAACGCGTTATGGGGGGTTCTACCGCCCGTGAATGGGTTGATGGCGAAGGTCCAGTTGGTCGCGCCGTCACCGCATGGGTCGTCATTGGGGATCAGGGTCTGGAAGAAAACCGTGCGGCCCAGTTGCGACATGTTCTCTACCACCATTTCGCCCTCGCTCTGGCGAAGATCGAGCCACCAGCCATTTTGCGCGCTCTGGGTATCTGAGCCGTACCAATCCACAGCGTTATTGCTGATGACCAAGCCTTGCCGGGTCGAGCCATCGGCTGCCACCGTTACCTGATTGGTAATTTCCTGTTCTTGCAGGCTGGAACGGCTGATGTTTGGGTTACTGGCTTCTTCACCAAGGGTCTGCTTATCCCAGATGCCGTAAACGGTCTGGGGCATCGTTTTGTCGCCGTCCTTGTCATTGGTTTCGAAGAACTTGCCCGTGCCAAAGATCACCAGGTATCCAACACCGGTTGGGTGGCGAACCAGGCTTGGGGCGGAGGTGATGGGTTGACGGCTGCCGTTGTTGCTGGAAATAGCGCTGAACAACGGCTCACCGCCATAGGCAACTTCGAAATCATCGATAGCGTTCTCCCCGTCATCCTCACGGGTGAACGGGGCGCTGTCAGTGCGGCCGTTTCGTAGCAGATCGAAACGCCAGACGTTGCCTTGCAGGTCGCCTGCATAGGCGTAATCGGCTACACCGTCGCCGTTGTAATCACCGAGCTTGGGTGTGGACAGACCATTGGCTACGCCTTCTACACCAGAAACTTCAAGGCTCTTGAGAAGAGTCCCTTCCATGGCGTCGACAATAAATAGCGCTGCCTTGCCATTGGTGTTATTAGCGCTTTCATAACCGTTTCCGAACACAACAGCCCAAGTGCCAGTGTGCAGACGAGCAATGGTTGGCTGAGAGAAGCTGTAGCCCATTCTGGCTAGTGCCTCGTCTGGAAGATCATTGTCATCAAATTCCCAGAGCAGTTTCTCCTGTCCAGGGGTCGTTACATCAAGAGCGAATATGGATTTGCCGCCGGCCTTGAGCGTGCCGACCAGAATAGTGCGCCATTCGGTACCATCGAACACGTCCGCAACAGTGGGCGGACCATCGACATAGAACTCATGGCTGTAATTGGTGCCGGTAAGCTTGTTCAACTTGGGAAACACGGCAGTCGGGATGAATGCGAACTCTTCAGCACCTGTGTTGGCATTGAAGCCATGCAGCATGCCGTCGTTACCTCCGACATATACCCGAGGCTGTCGTTGGGCAATTCTTTCGGCAAAGTCGCTGTAAGCGGTGTTGCCTTCCAAACGGTTGGAGAAATTGATCAGATAACGTGGGCCGGAAACGACCGCAGGCGTGGAGGAATAGAAGTCGCCCAGCACGCCACTGCGTTGGCGGAACGTCGTGCCTTCACCCGTACGGTCACCACGCAAATAATCGAGGCGTAGCGAGCCTTTGCTATCCACGACGTTGCCGTTTTCCGGGTCACGGCTCAGGAAATAGGCCAACGTGCCTACGGTTCCGCTTGCCCCCGCATTTGCCCAAGTGAAGACTGCCAGACCGTTGTTGTCGTTGCCTGCAATTTTTATTCTTCGGCTCGCTGCTCCGGGCACCTGGTTTTTGGCACTCCAGATTTCCCGTGTTTCAAAGGTATTGGTCTGCGAGTTCCATCCCTTCTCAAAGCGCTTCACGTCCCCAGACCAATTATCGTCGCTGGCGTAGGAAGTCTGATAAGAAACCGTCCTGACGATTCCGTTGTCATCCTCATCCGTGCTGATCTGTCCAGAGTTGATCGCCGGTCGGGCTGCAGTGGATTTGCGGTCGGCGATACGCGAGAGGATGTCATCAAACGCCTGAACCATAGCCTCGGGGCTGTCCACGCTGAAGAACTCACCGCGTGAGTTGATCGCGGCATGCCACAGGTCGTAGACATTATTGGCGCTGCTGCTGGATGCTTCCGGCCAGTCTTTTGTTCCTGCCACCAGAGCTTCATAGCCCGCGCCCTTATGGGTGCTGCCTGACCAGGGAATGCCAGGGCTATTCAGGGAACTGGTCAGACCCAGGCCCATGATGAAGTTAGTCATATGTTGCCAAGTGGCCGGGTCGTTGCGCGCGTCCCAATAGTCAGTGGTGGTATCGCCACTCTTGAACGGGATGTAGGCCGGCACATCGTTGTCCAGGCTGGTATTGAGGTCGGTGGCCCAATAGTGCATGGCCAAATCGGCTAGGGTCTTTTCAGTTGTGTCGTAGTAGGGACGGCGCTGGCTGTAGCTGCGGCCATCCGGCAGGTCGAACGTGGCGGCATCGTGACGGAAATCGCTGGGGGCGCTGGCGTTGGCGTTCCACATACCATCAGTCATCAAGATATGGTAGCTGGCGCGGCAGGCATAGGTGTTTGCTGTTGTGTTCCTGTCGGAGCTGTTCCGGCTGTTTGGATACTTATGCCAGGCGACATCTTCCTTGAGGAATTCACCCGCTCTTTTCATTGCGGCGGGCAGGGGGGTTCCGCTATCGAAGTAAATGTCTTTGAGCCAGCTATAGAATTGTCCCTTATGCAGAGAGTCATACTGGCGGAACTTGTTGTCCTTGCAGCGTGAGGCGCTACCGCCATTGAGGGTGGTGCAGCGTGCAAGATCCTGCCAGCTCAAGCGTACTGCGGGCGATAATTGGGCGAATGCGAGGCTTGTGGCGGACAGGGTTGCCAGGGCGCGGGTTCTGTAGAAGGAGTACCAGATGGCGAAGTTTTCTTCTTCTTCCTCTTCGACAAAGACCAGCTTGTAGCAACTGGCATCCGCAGTGGAGTCGGAGCAGCCGGTAAGCGAATCGTCGTAACTGTAATAGTAGGCTGGCGTACGGGCGGTATAGGTGTTGCCGTCTCTGCTGCAGGTGAAATGGGTATTGTCCAGCACCGGGCCGGCCTCCTGGATGACACAGGTACGAGTGCCGTCTGGGCGGGTCAGTCTAAAGACGATACCGGCCTCGCTTTCTACATCATCCGGTTGCTGATTGTTTGAGGTTGTTTTGGTTACCTGGAAATCGCCTGCTGGCCCGTTGAGCCGATTGTGATTGCCCAGGGGCATGCGGTACTCCCTACCCGTAGGCCGATAATAACTGGACAGGTCAAGCGTGCCGTCTTCGGGTCTAAAGCCATTGATAGGCGCTGCGCTGAATTGGGTTGAAAGGGTGATTTCTTCGCCGTTTACGTCGAAGAACGGCGGGATGACATAGTCGGTGTTCGGGTTGTAGTACATCGGGTTGTACGCATTGGCAGCATACAGGCGGGTGATGTTGGAGCCGCTGATGACGCTACCCAATACGCTATCTGGGACGTAGCCCCAGGACATACTGCCCGATTCGTCCAGAGTCAGGATCAGGTTTGGCGGCACGCCAATGGTCAGGCTCAGTGGGCTTTGCGATACAGTGGCATAGGCATCGGCGGCGCTCAGCAAGGCGATGCCAAAGGCTGCGTACGAGAGAGTCTTGGCGCGAGAGTGGAGACGGAAAGAGTGCATGATGTCGGCTCTCAATTGTTAAGGCCAAGATAGATATTGGCGTTTGTCGATTGCAGGTACAGGACTTCTCCAGCCCTGCCATTGTTCAGATAGAAATAGGTGCCCTGGCCTTCGGCAACCATGCCGTACTCGGCGTTGACTGCTGCGTTACCGGCTTCGCCAGCTCGGATGCTGTTCCAGTGGGCGTCTGCCTGGGCGCTCGCTTGTGTACTGTTTTCGGCGTCGGTGCCGCGATAAGGCATCCAGAGCAGGCCCCCTGATGAGCTGTCGCCGAGGTAGTCTTCATTTGCCTCTTTCGGGTTGTTAACGAAGTCGAGGAGGTTGCTGTTTTGTATGGCAAGAAGGCATGGTTTATTGATGCCATTGACGTTCAGTGTGTTGTTCGTACTGCAGTTGGCGGCTTTTGGTTCCAGTTTGTCGCGAATATTACCCGGCCCGTAGTAACGAAACTCGGCCTCACGCAAAGCGGCGTCGGCGACGTTGATAAGTTTTGTCTCCTGAGCGCGATTGGCAGTGATGCGTGTTTCCAGGGTCACCCCGCGCATGCTGTTGATCGCAAGTAATGTCAGTACAAGCAGCATGATGAGGGCGATGAACAGAACTGCACCTCTTTGTTTTTGATAGGTGATGGCTCTCATGGCATGAGGTTCCTGACTGTCTGCGTGCTACTTGTTACTTGATATAGGCGGCGGCTATCCGCTGTCTGCAAGCGTGTCTTCTCATCCTCGGTCGCAGTTGCCAGCCAGTCGTCGAGAATTTTTGAATCATCACTATCGCGTTGGCTGCTTCGACTGGCCATCAGCAGGGAGTAACGTACGCTTCGAATTGAGCCGCTTGCGGGCGTCCAGTCTGCTTGGGGAACGTAGCTGGAAACTTCTTTTCCCAGAACGTCAGAGTTACCAACCCCAAAATCCAGGCGCATGTCGGCAACTCCGCGAAGCAACTCTCCATACTGGGGGGAAGAAACGTTCAGGCTCTTGCAGAGCAGGCGACCTTTGGGAAGATCATTGTCGGGACTGGGATCATACTTGAACGCCAGTACTATGAGGCTCGATGTCGGAGGCGATGAAAAGGCTACCTCGTCATTAAAGCTCGCGCTGGCTGCGCCTTGGCAATCCAGCTCACCGCTTGTTTTCGGTTGATAGCGTATGCAAAAGCCTCGGCCCTCAGCTGGGTCAAGCCCGGTAATGGAGTGGCCTGCACCGAATGCTTGGCAATCACCACTGGCACTTCTGCTAGGGAAAGCTTCTTCAACCAATATCACAGGGTCTCGTCTGTATCCCGCCTTGCCTAGATATTCGTTCAGCATCAAGCTGGCAAAGCGGCCGTTCTCCAGATTCCCGGCCTGATTCTGCTGGAAAACGTAGTTACGCTTGTTGTCGATGTAGACCTGCGTAATACCAAGGATCAACAGACTGCTGATAGCCAAGGCAATCAACAGTTCGATAAGCGAAAGGCCGAACTGGCGTTTAACTGTATTCATGGTTCTACCCGAACGGTGTAGGTGCATACGGTGGCATCTGGGTCGTCAGCATCTAGGCATGCGCCCTCGCGGACCTGCCAGGCAAGGCGGATTTCGAGCATCGAGCCTGCTCCGTCACAATCGCCAGGGCTCGAACTGCGACAGATGCTGACATCGCTTTCGAATACAGCGGCTCCGCCAGGAAGCATTGCTTCAACCTTGTCGGCCCAGCAGTCGCGTTGCTCCTTTGGGGTTTCGGCAAGACGCGTTGTGGTGGTGACGCACGCGTCGCGGTCCGCGAAGTCGTCGCCTTTCGCCTTGTAAAAGAGAGAGTCCTCTTTCATTCCACTATTAATCGGGAATTTCGGGACCGACGAGTTGTAAAGCGCTTGCGGATTTGCTCGGGCTATTTCAATCAGCTCATTGGCCAGCGAAACGGCCGTGTTGCGTTGCACCGAATCCTGTGTGTACTGAATGCTGCGTCCTTGCAAGGCAACCATACCGAGCACACCAATGGTGGTCAGCAGGAGAGCTACAAGTACCTCGATGAGGCTGAATCCTTTGTTATTGCTCATAGGCATCCTCACAAGGTGCAACTGTCGAGAGCTGTGTTACTGGCATCCTTTTTCCCTGGCAGGTATAGGCTGGTTGCGCCGCTGGATTGGATTTCCAGGAAGTACCCACGAGCGGCGTCGTCGTCGTGGCAGACAGTGAAAGTCGCTGCGGTTGCCGTGCCATTGCTTCTGAAGGTAATGGTCTCTGCACTCGAGCGTATCGTTACTAGCTCAGGGTTGTGCTCGAACTGGCGAATAGTGGTACCGCCTCGCTCGATAACCCACGCTTCTTCGTCATCCGTCTCGACCGTAATGGTTGACCTCAAGGTTACAGCCTCGCCCCGGGCGTAGAGGAGAAAAGACCTGAGTTCTTCTGCCTGACTCTGCAGGCGATTGCGTTCGATCATGTCGGTAAAGCTCGGCGCTGCGATCAGCGCAACGATAGCGAGCAGCGCGATGACGATCATCAACTCGACCAGGGTGAATCCACTGGTTCCCGTTTTGCCTGGCATGACTGACTCCACTCATAACTTTGAGTGGATGATTGCCGATAGGGACCAGGGAAGTCCTGCGCAGCGGGACGGTTGGTTTCTTTGGGATGACGGTCGGTTATCTGCTTCGCAGTTGTGTGCTCCAGTTCACGCTGGCTGTAGCGGCGTGAATCAGTTGCAACGGTAGGCGTCCTTGATATCTTCCTTGGCGTCAGACCTTCGAACACGACCCTGCCGGCTAATGATCAGCTGCCATGCCAAGCCGTGCTGGGTGCAAAGGAAAAAACGGCCGTTACCTGTGGGGCTGGTGCCGTCGCTCCTGAATAGAATTTCTTTCCGATATCCCGTCCAGTGCAGTATGCCGTCAAGCCCTGATAGCTTGTCTCGACTCAGTATTTCGTCGGTCGTCGGTGACTTCAGGATCCAGCCCTCATTCCAATCGTCCATGCACTCGACATCGGATGAGGGGCAGAGCAGCACCGCTCTGTTTTCCGCAATTGCTTTGGTTCTGGCAATTTGCAGATTGCGTAATAGCAGGTCCCCCGAAGCCTGTTGTCGGTTTTTTTCGATCAACCGAGTCGTGTGGGGAACTGCAATGGTCGCCAGAATGGCGAGTATGGCGAGGGTCGTGAGGAGCTCGGGCAGGCTAAAGGCCCATTGTTGAGAATGGCGCATCTTTGCATCCTTGTATGTATGTTTACCGTCCTGGTGTTGAAAGGTTTAGACCTTCCGTATGAAAAGGGCAAGGTGGAGTCTTGATGTCGGAAAAGTTTCTGATTGTGGGGGGTGGTGCTATTGGCATGCTCTCAACGCTATTGCTTGCGCGAAGTGGGGCAGATGTGTGTTTGCTTGAGGGGCGGGCTCTGGGCCGCGAATCCTCCTGGGCCGGTGGTGGCATCGTGTCGCCGCTCTATCCGTGGCGTTACAGCGCTGCGGTCACGGCGTTGGCGCATTGGTCGCAGGATTTCTATCCGGGGTTAGCTCGGCTGTTGCTGGAAGACACCGGCGTCGATCCCGAGGTGCATGTCACCGGGCTGTACTGGCTGGACCTCGATGATGAGGCCGAGGCGCTGGCCTGGGCTCGGCGTCAGGGGCGCGAGTTGTTTCCGGTGGATATCGCTGAGGCGTATCAGCAGGTGCCTGTTCTGGGTGGTGGTTTCCAGCGCGCCATTCATATGCCGGGTGTGGCCAATGTGCGTAACCCTAGGTTGGTCAAAGCGCTGCGGGCGGCCTTGACGGCCATGCCCAACGTGGAGCTGCGTGAGCATTGTCCAGTCACCGGGTTTGT
Proteins encoded in this window:
- the ileS gene encoding isoleucine--tRNA ligase, translating into MTDYKATLNLPDTQFPMKAGLPQREPQTLQRWNEIGLYSKLRKIGEDRPKFVLHDGPPYANGSIHIGHAVNKILKDIITRSKTLAGFDAPYVPGWDCHGLPIEHKVETTFGKNQPADLTRERCRTYAGEQIEGQKADFIRLGVLGDWDNPYKTMDFANEAGEIRALAEMVKQGFVFKGLKPVNWCFDCGSALAEAEVEYQDKKSDAIDVAFPIEDADKLAAAFGLSELSKPAAIVIWTTTPWTIPANQALNVHPEFTYALVDTGERLLLLAEELVESCLQRYGLQGQVIATAQGAALDLIRFRHPFYERFSPVYLAEYVELGAGTGIVHSAPAYGEDDFRTCKAYGMSNDDILSPVQSNGVYTPDLPFFGGQFIWKANPAIVEKLAEVGALLKHQPIQHSYMHCWRHKTPLIYRATAQWFVGMDTQPKQGAPLRERALAAIEQTQFVPAWGQARLHSMIAGRPDWCISRQRNWGVPIPFFLHKATGELHPRTVELMEEVAKRVEQEGIEAWFKLDGTELLGAEAADYDKINDTLDVWFDSGTTHWHVLRGSHDMGHTDGPRADLYLEGSDQHRGWFHSSLLTGSAIDGHAPYKALLTHGFVVDENGRKMSKSLGNVVAPQEVNDSLGADIMRLWVASTDYSGEMAVSKVILQRSADAYRRIRNTARFMLANLNGFDPARDLLQPEQMLDLDRWAVDAALRLQEEIIEAYGDYRFWNVYSKVHNFCVQELGGFYLDIIKDRQYTTAADSVARRSCQSALFHISEALVRWIAPILAFTAEEIWQFLPGERNESVMLNTWYAGLERLPEGFELDRAYWDRVMAVKAAVNKELENLRTTKAIGASLQAEVTLFCDEAKQADLAKLGDELRFALITSAAQTAPLSEAPADAVVTEVEGLKLKILKSAHAKCGRCWHFRADVGSHAAHPELCDRCVSNIEGKGEVRKHA
- the lspA gene encoding signal peptidase II, with amino-acid sequence MPNVSRFGHLPWLVLSVLILVVDRVTKEFFEGSLSMYQRIEVIPGYFDWTLAYNTGAAFSFLADASGWQRWFFAAIAIVVSVVLVIWLKRLKRHETLLAVALAMVLGGALGNLYDRVVLGHVVDFILVHWQSRWFFPAFNLADTFITIGAILLALDMFKSDKSAKEAAQ
- a CDS encoding FKBP-type peptidyl-prolyl cis-trans isomerase, with amino-acid sequence MTDVRIGPDREVTLHFALKLENGDVVDSTFDKQPATFKVGDGNLLPGFEQALYGFKAGDKRSVQVQPEQGFGQPNTQNVQIMPRSQFDGMELSEGLLVIFNDAANAELPGVVKAFDEQQVTIDFNHPLAGKVLQFDVEIIEVKAL
- the ispH gene encoding 4-hydroxy-3-methylbut-2-enyl diphosphate reductase — translated: MHIKLANPRGFCAGVDRAIEIVNRALEVFGPPIYVRHEVVHNKFVVEDLRARGAVFVEELDQVPDDVIVIFSAHGVSKAVRDEAARRGLKVFDATCPLVTKVHMEVVRYSREGRECILIGHEGHPEVEGTMGQYDASNGGAIYLVEDEADVAELQVRNPENLAFVTQTTLSMDDTSKVIDALRAKFPAIGGPRKDDICYATQNRQDAVKQLASECDVLLVVGSPNSSNSNRLRELAERMGTPAYLIDGAEDLKRKWFDGVKGIGITAGASAPEVLVRGVVDQLRAWGAEGETELDGRPENVTFSMPKELRVKAL
- a CDS encoding type IV pilin protein, translating into MKPAQTGFTLIEVMIVVVVIAILASIAYPSYTEYVQRANRSEGQALLADASARQERYFAQNNVYVTSNSDLGKLGLGGNTSETGKYTLSVASANGDGGYTLTATNTFNDTKCGNLTLNAMGEKGVTASGASVSNCWK
- a CDS encoding pilus assembly protein; its protein translation is MHSFRLHSRAKTLSYAAFGIALLSAADAYATVSQSPLSLTIGVPPNLILTLDESGSMSWGYVPDSVLGSVISGSNITRLYAANAYNPMYYNPNTDYVIPPFFDVNGEEITLSTQFSAAPINGFRPEDGTLDLSSYYRPTGREYRMPLGNHNRLNGPAGDFQVTKTTSNNQQPDDVESEAGIVFRLTRPDGTRTCVIQEAGPVLDNTHFTCSRDGNTYTARTPAYYYSYDDSLTGCSDSTADASCYKLVFVEEEEEENFAIWYSFYRTRALATLSATSLAFAQLSPAVRLSWQDLARCTTLNGGSASRCKDNKFRQYDSLHKGQFYSWLKDIYFDSGTPLPAAMKRAGEFLKEDVAWHKYPNSRNSSDRNTTANTYACRASYHILMTDGMWNANASAPSDFRHDAATFDLPDGRSYSQRRPYYDTTEKTLADLAMHYWATDLNTSLDNDVPAYIPFKSGDTTTDYWDARNDPATWQHMTNFIMGLGLTSSLNSPGIPWSGSTHKGAGYEALVAGTKDWPEASSSSANNVYDLWHAAINSRGEFFSVDSPEAMVQAFDDILSRIADRKSTAARPAINSGQISTDEDDNGIVRTVSYQTSYASDDNWSGDVKRFEKGWNSQTNTFETREIWSAKNQVPGAASRRIKIAGNDNNGLAVFTWANAGASGTVGTLAYFLSRDPENGNVVDSKGSLRLDYLRGDRTGEGTTFRQRSGVLGDFYSSTPAVVSGPRYLINFSNRLEGNTAYSDFAERIAQRQPRVYVGGNDGMLHGFNANTGAEEFAFIPTAVFPKLNKLTGTNYSHEFYVDGPPTVADVFDGTEWRTILVGTLKAGGKSIFALDVTTPGQEKLLWEFDDNDLPDEALARMGYSFSQPTIARLHTGTWAVVFGNGYESANNTNGKAALFIVDAMEGTLLKSLEVSGVEGVANGLSTPKLGDYNGDGVADYAYAGDLQGNVWRFDLLRNGRTDSAPFTREDDGENAIDDFEVAYGGEPLFSAISSNNGSRQPITSAPSLVRHPTGVGYLVIFGTGKFFETNDKDGDKTMPQTVYGIWDKQTLGEEASNPNISRSSLQEQEITNQVTVAADGSTRQGLVISNNAVDWYGSDTQSAQNGWWLDLRQSEGEMVVENMSQLGRTVFFQTLIPNDDPCGDGATNWTFAINPFTGGRTPHNAFDYTPTSDVGTNNISAIRQDGEGGGTLSQNSDNSFQYCTGQECTNIYPDPSSIGRQSWRRIELE
- a CDS encoding pilus assembly PilX family protein; the protein is MRAITYQKQRGAVLFIALIMLLVLTLLAINSMRGVTLETRITANRAQETKLINVADAALREAEFRYYGPGNIRDKLEPKAANCSTNNTLNVNGINKPCLLAIQNSNLLDFVNNPKEANEDYLGDSSSGGLLWMPYRGTDAENSTQASAQADAHWNSIRAGEAGNAAVNAEYGMVAEGQGTYFYLNNGRAGEVLYLQSTNANIYLGLNN